In one window of Hymenobacter nivis DNA:
- a CDS encoding transposase — protein sequence MHAAAREGSLDTAFVIDTLDAWAATRTRPTVLVLDNAHIHHSAALQARLQHWEDQNVHLFYLPTYSPPSTKLKPSGVRLNTSGYGPKPTLASRRSRPSSGTSSTGLDNNHPVCNLIPNN from the coding sequence TTGCACGCCGCCGCCCGCGAAGGCTCTCTGGACACGGCCTTTGTCATCGACACGCTCGATGCCTGGGCCGCCACCCGCACCCGCCCCACGGTGCTGGTGCTCGACAACGCCCACATCCATCACAGCGCCGCCTTGCAGGCACGCCTGCAGCACTGGGAAGACCAAAACGTTCACCTTTTTTACCTGCCCACATACAGCCCCCCCTCAACAAAATTGAAACCCTCTGGCGTAAGGTTAAATACGAGTGGCTACGGCCCGAAGCCTACCTTAGCTTCCAGACGCTCAAGACCGTCGTCTGGCACATCCTCGACCGGGTTGGATAACAACCATCCGGTTTGCAACTTGATACCTAACAATTAA